The Palaemon carinicauda isolate YSFRI2023 chromosome 43, ASM3689809v2, whole genome shotgun sequence genome window below encodes:
- the LOC137633794 gene encoding uncharacterized protein, with product MAFEEYLGATLDKACELNSYSDAVHLACAAHIVRRHMFGVAKPFTGFPEGCQEESVPPLLLALVSMILEGPSIKDHTEDTNPAAITTAQILKFNRVKHKRTRGTRSSTCVKHSVAQETPLPTYIGMMLHAHTCKKQLVDRLSHDG from the coding sequence ATGGCATTTGAAGAATATCTCGGTGCTACTCTTGACAAAGCCTGCGAATTGAACAGTTATAGTGATGCAGTCCATCTTGCATGTGCTGCACACATTGTTCGCCGTCATATGTTTGGAGTAGCCAAGCCCTTCACAGGATTCCCTGAAGGATGTCAAGAAGAATCTGTGCCACCGTTGCTGCTTGCACTAGTCAGCATGATTCTCGAGGGACCCAGCATCAAGGACCACACGGAAGACACTAACCCTGCAGCAATTACCACAGCTCAGATACTGAAGTTCAACAGGGTCAAACACAAGCGAACTCGTGGCACCAGATCGTCCACCTGTGTTAAGCACAGTGTTGCACAAGAGACCCCACTTCCAACATACATAGGGATGATGTTGCATGCTCATACATGCAAGAAACAATTAGTCGATAGACTTTCACACGATGGCTGA